The following coding sequences are from one Lysinibacillus sp. FSL W8-0992 window:
- a CDS encoding GNAT family N-acetyltransferase: MKIKLKSITKEDETFLYEIYASTRNQEVNSWGWSAEQRADFLAMQWRAQQVSYNQQFPRANHWIIVADAECVGRILTEELPEYHRLIDIAILPKYQGRCIGTYIIVQLQKKAKVQKKAVVLHVLKTNAARYLYERLGFQVIQENEIYIKMLWK; the protein is encoded by the coding sequence ATGAAAATAAAGCTTAAATCTATCACAAAGGAAGATGAAACATTTCTCTACGAAATCTATGCCTCGACAAGAAATCAAGAAGTGAATTCATGGGGATGGTCAGCTGAACAAAGGGCCGATTTTTTAGCAATGCAATGGCGCGCACAACAAGTTTCGTATAATCAGCAATTTCCAAGGGCAAATCATTGGATTATTGTTGCGGATGCTGAATGTGTTGGCAGGATTCTCACGGAAGAACTACCTGAATATCATCGTCTGATTGATATAGCTATATTGCCAAAATATCAGGGAAGATGTATTGGGACATATATTATTGTTCAACTGCAGAAAAAGGCAAAAGTACAAAAGAAAGCAGTTGTATTACACGTCCTTAAAACAAATGCTGCAAGATACCTCTATGAGAGACTAGGATTTCAAGTTATTCAGGAAAACGAGATTTATATAAAAATGCTATGGAAATAA
- a CDS encoding helix-turn-helix transcriptional regulator: MQDIQYWRRKSESYLKNNVNSVQYRQKIVEDLRKFINFDAYCCTMTDTQMYFSIGAVTEQSIENIHQQLMSLEYGSGDVNNYRYLVESGLYIGRLSDVGIQCVRYKEVLEPHGFSDEIRAALIFQGQCYGFLTLFKKTENVQPYFQDAEVEQVRILMPVMGEALKRFHQTIIEERLPTEREQSGIIILNKDLHILSTNMKASQLLVLLRKNEGLLDWQLPKPIQAICANLLANRKDIENSLLVPIHNKGYITIQASILMTADLQQQIAIVLNEASPKEMLTFLLTAYQLTPREKDVIVEIMKGMATKDIAHNLGISSYTVQDHLKLIFQKVDVRDRNELIWKLFTRFNE, from the coding sequence GTGCAAGATATTCAGTATTGGCGAAGGAAATCAGAAAGCTATTTAAAAAATAACGTGAATTCAGTTCAGTACCGACAAAAAATAGTAGAAGATTTACGTAAGTTTATTAATTTCGATGCATATTGTTGCACTATGACAGATACTCAAATGTATTTTTCAATAGGTGCTGTTACAGAGCAATCAATAGAAAATATTCATCAACAACTAATGTCTTTGGAATATGGCTCAGGAGATGTAAATAACTATCGTTATCTTGTAGAAAGTGGCCTATATATAGGTAGACTTAGTGATGTGGGTATCCAGTGTGTACGATATAAAGAGGTGTTAGAGCCTCATGGCTTTAGTGATGAAATTCGAGCTGCACTGATATTTCAAGGGCAATGCTATGGATTTTTAACACTTTTTAAAAAGACAGAAAATGTACAGCCCTATTTTCAAGATGCAGAGGTAGAACAAGTTAGAATTCTCATGCCTGTCATGGGGGAGGCTTTAAAAAGATTCCATCAAACGATTATCGAAGAGCGACTGCCAACAGAACGGGAGCAAAGTGGAATCATTATTTTGAATAAAGATTTGCATATTCTTTCTACAAATATGAAGGCATCTCAATTGTTAGTACTTTTAAGAAAAAATGAAGGATTACTTGATTGGCAATTGCCGAAGCCAATACAGGCAATTTGTGCGAACTTACTGGCAAACAGAAAGGACATTGAAAATTCCTTGTTAGTGCCAATTCATAACAAAGGTTATATAACAATCCAAGCATCCATTCTCATGACAGCTGATTTACAACAACAAATAGCGATAGTATTAAACGAAGCATCCCCTAAAGAAATGCTAACTTTTTTACTGACAGCTTATCAGCTTACACCTAGAGAAAAGGACGTTATAGTTGAAATAATGAAAGGTATGGCGACAAAAGATATTGCACATAATCTCGGAATTTCTAGTTATACTGTTCAGGATCATTTAAAGCTAATTTTTCAAAAGGTAGATGTGCGTGATCGTAATGAATTAATTTGGAAGCTATTTACTCGTTTTAATGAATAA
- a CDS encoding class I SAM-dependent methyltransferase, whose translation MKNLQHDWQNPIVSSYQNTIRQKIIGYDLIYDMMTEILYSYPTIESMLIVGAGGGQELFSLGKAFPFSHFTAVDTSEIMLQLARKRMEKVDPPPQIEWYEEDLRSLVLHHQFAVASCHLVLHFIEELEQKKALLQKMADSLKDNGVLFISSINTDMSAAAFPLQLKYWRSSMLQNNLSEEHWLRFEQSFGISTYPISLEMLTDLLHDVGFSKVMPYFKSHMVDALVAIKEEVNK comes from the coding sequence ATGAAAAATCTACAACATGATTGGCAAAATCCAATTGTCTCAAGCTACCAAAATACTATTCGACAAAAAATTATTGGTTACGATCTTATTTACGATATGATGACTGAAATCCTTTATAGTTACCCTACTATTGAAAGCATGTTAATAGTAGGGGCTGGTGGCGGTCAGGAACTATTTTCCCTCGGGAAGGCATTCCCTTTCTCCCATTTTACAGCCGTTGATACTTCAGAAATCATGCTACAGTTGGCTCGAAAACGTATGGAAAAAGTTGATCCTCCCCCTCAGATTGAGTGGTATGAGGAAGATTTACGTTCATTGGTGCTGCACCATCAGTTTGCAGTTGCATCCTGTCACTTAGTTTTACATTTTATTGAGGAACTTGAACAAAAGAAAGCACTACTACAAAAAATGGCAGATAGCTTAAAGGATAATGGAGTGTTATTTATTTCATCCATTAATACAGACATGTCAGCAGCAGCATTTCCACTCCAGCTCAAGTATTGGCGGAGCTCTATGCTGCAAAATAATTTATCTGAAGAACATTGGCTTCGTTTTGAGCAATCTTTTGGCATATCTACTTATCCAATTAGCCTTGAAATGCTAACTGACTTACTACATGACGTTGGCTTTTCAAAGGTAATGCCATATTTTAAGTCACATATGGTTGATGCGTTAGTGGCCATTAAAGAAGAGGTAAATAAATGA
- a CDS encoding saccharopine dehydrogenase family protein, which produces MTTKNILIVGGYGEVGRKIAKLLMQSYPNRVWIAGRDSQKAKQFCVQQNHLVSPMQLDVSKPVQPKQLKNIALVIMCLEQQDTAFAELCLSEGIMYIDITASHAFLKKLELLHPVAVQHQSTAVMSVGMAPGLTNLMAMYVAQQLPSIAKLHISILLGAGDKHGNAAIHWILDQLNKQYTVKNHTGTKITNFTNKRFVHFYKIGKRSVYQFNFSDQHTLSKHFPRAQIVTRMGFDVEWLNRFVSFLQKSRLSNMLKINKIQHSLTSLIQNVKIGSSVCAIKVEAIEKHTPPIALSFVDNDESLVTAKIAAAVATELLEKEHPLGTYHIEELFKFDAFINQFDDSSFI; this is translated from the coding sequence ATGACAACAAAAAATATATTAATCGTCGGGGGTTATGGTGAGGTTGGTCGCAAAATCGCAAAATTACTAATGCAAAGTTATCCTAATCGAGTTTGGATTGCTGGAAGAGATTCACAAAAGGCTAAACAGTTTTGCGTCCAACAAAATCATCTTGTTAGCCCGATGCAGCTTGATGTCTCAAAGCCTGTACAGCCAAAGCAGCTTAAAAATATCGCGCTAGTCATTATGTGTCTAGAGCAACAGGATACAGCGTTTGCTGAGCTATGCTTGTCAGAAGGAATTATGTACATTGATATTACTGCAAGTCATGCCTTTCTAAAAAAGCTTGAGCTCCTTCACCCAGTAGCCGTTCAGCATCAATCGACAGCTGTAATGAGCGTAGGAATGGCACCTGGCTTAACGAATTTAATGGCCATGTATGTTGCGCAACAACTGCCTTCGATTGCAAAACTTCATATTTCAATTTTACTTGGGGCAGGCGATAAACATGGTAATGCCGCAATTCATTGGATATTAGATCAATTAAATAAGCAATACACCGTTAAAAATCACACTGGGACGAAGATTACTAATTTTACAAATAAACGCTTCGTGCATTTCTATAAGATTGGCAAACGTAGCGTCTATCAATTTAATTTTTCAGATCAGCATACATTAAGCAAACATTTTCCTCGGGCGCAGATTGTAACAAGGATGGGGTTTGATGTAGAATGGCTCAATCGGTTTGTCTCTTTTCTACAAAAAAGCCGACTTTCTAACATGTTAAAAATAAATAAAATACAACACAGCCTTACCTCACTTATCCAAAACGTTAAAATTGGTTCGTCTGTATGTGCGATAAAAGTCGAAGCCATTGAAAAACACACACCACCAATAGCATTATCCTTTGTTGATAATGATGAATCATTAGTTACAGCGAAAATTGCCGCAGCAGTCGCTACTGAGCTTTTAGAAAAAGAGCATCCATTAGGAACCTATCATATAGAGGAGTTATTCAAGTTTGATGCATTTATAAATCAATTTGATGATTCTTCTTTCATTTAA
- a CDS encoding amino acid ABC transporter ATP-binding protein, producing the protein MIKIEDLHKSFGQNEVLKGISTEIKEKEVIAIIGPSGSGKSTFLRCLNLLEEPTSGKITIAGDNLTDKGTNIMKIREEVGMVFQHFHLFPHKTVLENLTYAPINVKGMDKATAIKNAEDLLTKVGLFEKRNEYPSRLSGGQKQRVAIARALAMDPKVILFDEPTSALDPEMVKEVLAVMKNLADSGMTMLIVTHEMGFAREVADRILFLDGGKLIEDAPPEAFFSSPSTQRAKDFLEKVL; encoded by the coding sequence GTGATTAAAATTGAAGATTTACACAAATCATTTGGGCAAAATGAAGTACTAAAAGGTATTTCAACTGAAATAAAAGAAAAAGAAGTAATTGCTATTATCGGACCATCAGGCTCTGGTAAGTCTACATTCTTACGTTGCTTAAATTTATTAGAAGAGCCGACGAGTGGGAAGATTACAATCGCTGGAGATAACCTTACTGATAAAGGGACAAATATTATGAAGATACGTGAAGAAGTCGGCATGGTCTTTCAGCATTTTCACCTTTTCCCACATAAAACGGTTTTAGAAAACTTAACTTATGCACCCATCAATGTAAAGGGGATGGATAAGGCAACAGCCATTAAAAATGCTGAAGATTTGCTAACGAAAGTGGGTCTTTTTGAGAAGCGTAATGAGTATCCAAGTCGCCTTTCAGGTGGACAAAAGCAACGTGTAGCAATTGCTAGAGCACTTGCGATGGACCCAAAAGTGATACTGTTTGATGAGCCTACTTCTGCTCTTGACCCAGAAATGGTTAAAGAAGTGTTAGCAGTTATGAAAAACTTAGCAGATTCAGGGATGACGATGTTAATCGTAACGCATGAAATGGGCTTCGCGCGTGAAGTAGCAGATCGCATTCTATTCCTTGACGGTGGAAAACTCATAGAAGATGCACCGCCAGAAGCGTTTTTCTCTTCACCTTCTACACAACGTGCAAAAGACTTTTTAGAAAAAGTTTTATAA
- a CDS encoding amino acid ABC transporter permease → MNLDFTAIIPSIPYILKGIGVTLQIAIGASIIGFIVGILLALCKIGKVKILRWLADFYTSIFRGTPLVLQLLIIYYAVPQLLDIQIEPIPTAIIAFGLNSGAYISEIIRAGINAVDKGQMEAAQALGIPYSKMMKDIIIPQAVKNILPSLVNEFITLNKETAVVTVISALDIMRRAYIVGGSTYRYLEPLLFAGVIYYIMTLVLTFLGKRIEKGMRKSD, encoded by the coding sequence GTGAATTTAGATTTTACAGCAATCATTCCCTCTATTCCTTATATATTAAAAGGAATAGGTGTTACACTTCAAATTGCAATCGGTGCATCCATCATCGGTTTTATCGTTGGTATATTATTAGCATTATGTAAAATTGGGAAAGTGAAAATTTTACGATGGCTTGCGGATTTCTACACATCCATTTTCCGCGGTACACCACTTGTCCTACAATTATTAATTATTTACTACGCAGTCCCACAATTATTAGATATTCAAATTGAGCCAATTCCAACAGCAATCATTGCATTCGGGTTAAACTCAGGTGCTTATATTTCAGAAATTATCCGTGCCGGAATCAACGCCGTCGATAAAGGTCAAATGGAAGCAGCTCAAGCATTAGGTATACCGTATTCAAAAATGATGAAAGATATTATTATTCCACAAGCGGTAAAAAATATTTTACCTTCTTTAGTAAATGAATTTATTACTTTAAATAAAGAAACAGCTGTTGTAACGGTTATTAGTGCACTTGATATTATGCGCCGTGCCTATATTGTAGGTGGTTCAACGTATCGTTACCTTGAACCTTTACTATTTGCTGGGGTAATCTACTATATTATGACGCTTGTCTTGACGTTCCTTGGTAAACGAATCGAGAAAGGAATGAGAAAAAGTGATTAA
- a CDS encoding transporter substrate-binding domain-containing protein encodes MKNKIFMLMLVLVIGVLAACGTKDDNATNSNTGSDSAEKQVLKVGTSADYAPFEYVDAAKGEEIIGFDIDLIKLVGEKLGVEMQVQDMDFNSLVPALQAGKVDVVISGMTPNEEREKVVDFSDKYNQTEQVIVVKKDSGIKKEADLAGKKVGVQTASIQENLGKAIAEKVDVSIEGRTRIPEIVQDMMSKRLDGAIMEGGVAKGYLKTNDKLAAFPVEVQPEDHKAIAVQKGSDLKDKINKALKELADEGKIQQLEEKWLEKAE; translated from the coding sequence ATGAAGAACAAAATTTTCATGCTTATGCTCGTTCTAGTAATTGGTGTACTTGCAGCATGTGGAACTAAAGATGATAATGCAACAAATTCAAATACTGGTTCAGATTCAGCAGAGAAACAAGTACTAAAAGTAGGTACATCAGCAGACTACGCACCATTTGAATATGTTGACGCTGCTAAAGGTGAAGAAATTATTGGATTTGATATTGATTTAATTAAACTAGTCGGTGAAAAACTAGGTGTAGAAATGCAAGTTCAAGATATGGACTTTAACAGCTTAGTCCCTGCTTTACAAGCAGGTAAAGTAGACGTTGTTATTTCTGGGATGACCCCAAATGAAGAGCGAGAAAAAGTCGTAGATTTCTCAGACAAATACAATCAAACAGAACAAGTTATCGTAGTTAAAAAAGATAGCGGTATTAAAAAAGAAGCGGACTTAGCTGGTAAAAAAGTCGGTGTACAAACTGCTTCAATTCAAGAAAATTTAGGTAAAGCTATTGCTGAAAAAGTAGATGTATCTATTGAAGGACGTACACGTATTCCTGAAATTGTCCAAGATATGATGTCAAAACGCTTGGACGGAGCAATCATGGAAGGTGGCGTAGCTAAAGGTTATCTAAAAACAAACGATAAATTAGCGGCGTTCCCAGTAGAAGTACAACCAGAAGATCATAAAGCAATCGCTGTTCAAAAAGGTAGCGATTTAAAAGATAAAATTAACAAAGCATTAAAAGAACTAGCTGATGAAGGCAAAATTCAACAGCTTGAAGAAAAATGGTTAGAAAAAGCTGAATAA
- a CDS encoding Na+/H+ antiporter subunit G, whose amino-acid sequence MNVNQMIEWAAVILILVGSIVSVISAFGMIRLPDVYTRSHAATKSSTLSVLSCLLGAFVYFWIHDGYVSVRLILGILFVFVTAPVAGHLICRAAYRSRVPLAEGSGEDELKAKLFMDKDE is encoded by the coding sequence TTGAACGTAAATCAAATGATTGAGTGGGCGGCAGTCATCCTAATACTTGTCGGTTCTATCGTTAGTGTTATTAGTGCATTTGGTATGATTCGCTTGCCTGATGTCTATACGCGGTCACATGCAGCGACGAAAAGTTCAACATTGTCTGTATTAAGCTGCCTGTTAGGTGCATTTGTCTACTTTTGGATACACGACGGCTATGTGAGCGTTCGATTAATTTTAGGGATTCTCTTTGTATTTGTAACAGCACCAGTAGCTGGCCATTTAATATGTCGTGCTGCATATCGATCTCGTGTGCCTTTAGCAGAAGGATCGGGAGAAGATGAATTAAAAGCAAAGCTATTTATGGACAAAGACGAATAA
- a CDS encoding Na(+)/H(+) antiporter subunit F1, producing MVENVLLVALALFSVSIALSLYRVIKGPSMPDRAIALDTIGINLLSAIAIVSIVLKTKAYLEAILILGILAFIGTIAFTKYIERGVIVERKSND from the coding sequence ATGGTAGAAAATGTTTTATTAGTAGCACTTGCGTTATTTAGTGTGTCGATTGCGTTGTCGCTATATCGTGTCATAAAAGGCCCATCTATGCCTGATCGTGCGATAGCGCTTGATACGATAGGTATCAATCTACTTTCTGCAATAGCTATCGTATCCATCGTGTTAAAAACAAAGGCATATTTAGAAGCAATATTAATTTTGGGTATATTGGCGTTTATCGGTACAATTGCCTTTACAAAATATATTGAAAGAGGTGTGATTGTTGAACGTAAATCAAATGATTGA
- a CDS encoding Na+/H+ antiporter subunit E, with amino-acid sequence MAMQFILNLFIATLWLLLQDEITPQFSTFLMGFIVGIGILYAMHRFYGTQFYLRRVFSIIKLLWLFNWELLLSSYNVLKQITTPKLNITPGIFTYKTELNGDWEITALAILLTLTPGSVVMEVSEDGDLFYIHAMDIEQSKDAVVRSIGKFEKAIMEVTR; translated from the coding sequence ATGGCTATGCAGTTTATATTAAATTTATTTATTGCCACGTTATGGTTATTGCTACAGGATGAAATCACACCCCAGTTTTCCACATTTTTAATGGGCTTTATCGTTGGTATTGGAATTTTGTATGCAATGCATCGTTTTTACGGTACTCAATTTTATTTGCGCCGTGTTTTCTCTATTATTAAACTACTATGGCTTTTTAACTGGGAGCTATTACTCTCGAGCTACAATGTGTTAAAACAAATAACAACACCTAAGTTGAATATTACACCGGGTATTTTTACGTATAAAACAGAACTTAATGGAGATTGGGAAATTACAGCGCTTGCAATATTGTTAACGCTGACACCTGGTTCAGTTGTGATGGAGGTTTCTGAGGATGGAGATTTGTTCTATATCCATGCAATGGATATTGAGCAATCAAAAGACGCCGTAGTTCGCTCCATAGGGAAATTTGAAAAAGCGATTATGGAGGTGACACGCTAA
- a CDS encoding Na+/H+ antiporter subunit D yields the protein MSNIIVLPLIVPVITAILLVFLREHVLLQRILSLCTFAFGVIISIVLLLEVHQQGVMRIDFSGWLPPFGILFVADSFAVLLVLVANIVAAICLLYAIFTIGEHYEKMYFYPFVLLMVAGVNGSFLTGDIFNLFVCFEVMLLASYALISLGGGKIQLREALKYVLINIVASWIFLVALAFLYGTIGTLNMAHISLRVMEAGADPLITTVGLVFLIVFSLKAGLLLFFWLPGSYSAPPTAIAALFAALLTKVGIYALVRTFTLLFTTNTEVTHTILSVMAGLTIIAGCMGALAGRDVRTIASYNVLIGVGFIVAGLAIGTESALQGVTYYLMHDMVVKAMLFLAVGMMIYVTGETIIDKMSGLIRNYPFFGWLFFIMMCSLAGIPPLSGFLGKVLIGQGAIEGGNFVLLGLGFLSSLIVLYSLLRIFLSSFFGETIISIEDEKPLPKRVVLPLTLLTVCTIGLGIGAEWMSPYVKDAAETLHTPSIYIDAVLNGEQWQGEVNK from the coding sequence ATGAGTAATATAATCGTTTTACCATTAATCGTGCCGGTTATTACGGCCATTTTGCTAGTGTTTTTAAGAGAACATGTTTTGTTACAACGCATTCTGAGCCTGTGTACGTTTGCCTTCGGTGTAATCATAAGTATCGTACTTTTGTTAGAGGTCCATCAACAAGGTGTGATGCGTATTGATTTTAGTGGCTGGTTACCGCCATTCGGGATATTATTTGTTGCCGATTCTTTTGCGGTACTACTTGTTTTAGTAGCGAATATTGTCGCAGCAATTTGTTTATTATACGCTATCTTCACAATTGGCGAGCACTACGAAAAAATGTATTTTTATCCATTTGTACTCTTAATGGTAGCGGGGGTAAATGGGTCGTTTCTAACAGGAGATATTTTTAATTTATTTGTATGCTTTGAAGTGATGCTACTTGCCTCTTATGCACTTATTAGCTTAGGTGGTGGGAAGATACAGCTGCGAGAAGCGCTGAAATATGTACTTATTAATATTGTTGCTTCATGGATCTTTTTAGTGGCATTAGCATTTTTATATGGAACTATCGGGACGTTAAATATGGCACATATTTCCTTACGTGTTATGGAAGCTGGAGCTGACCCACTCATTACAACAGTAGGGCTTGTGTTCCTGATTGTTTTTAGCTTAAAAGCAGGTTTACTTCTATTCTTCTGGTTGCCAGGTTCATATAGTGCGCCACCAACAGCCATTGCTGCATTGTTTGCCGCTCTATTAACTAAAGTTGGCATTTATGCACTTGTTCGCACATTTACATTATTATTTACAACGAATACCGAAGTAACACATACAATCCTCAGTGTTATGGCAGGATTAACTATAATTGCTGGTTGCATGGGTGCACTTGCCGGAAGAGATGTAAGGACAATTGCGTCATACAATGTCCTAATTGGTGTAGGTTTTATTGTTGCTGGACTTGCTATCGGTACGGAATCTGCCCTGCAAGGTGTAACGTACTACTTAATGCATGATATGGTAGTAAAAGCTATGCTGTTTTTAGCGGTAGGGATGATGATTTACGTAACTGGTGAAACCATTATAGATAAAATGAGTGGACTTATTCGGAATTATCCCTTTTTCGGATGGCTATTCTTTATAATGATGTGTTCGCTCGCTGGAATTCCACCATTAAGTGGATTTTTAGGCAAAGTTTTAATTGGACAAGGAGCCATTGAAGGAGGGAATTTTGTGCTACTAGGATTAGGTTTCCTTTCTAGCTTAATAGTTCTCTACTCTCTACTACGTATTTTCCTTTCTTCCTTTTTTGGTGAAACCATTATTAGTATTGAGGATGAAAAACCACTACCGAAACGGGTAGTGTTACCATTGACTTTACTAACAGTTTGCACAATCGGTTTAGGCATTGGTGCTGAGTGGATGTCACCGTATGTTAAGGATGCGGCAGAAACGCTTCACACACCCTCTATTTATATTGACGCAGTGTTGAACGGCGAACAATGGCAAGGTGAGGTGAATAAGTAA
- a CDS encoding Na(+)/H(+) antiporter subunit C, translating into MESLILILIGVLVAVATYLILSKQLLRVILGTAVLSHAAHLLILTMGGLKKGDVPLIGESPGPYADALPQALILTAIVISFAVTAFVLVLGYRAYKTNGTGEFDELRGTSDE; encoded by the coding sequence ATGGAGTCTTTAATTCTAATATTAATTGGTGTGTTAGTTGCTGTAGCGACGTACCTAATCCTCTCAAAGCAATTATTACGTGTGATTCTTGGAACAGCAGTACTTTCACATGCTGCGCATTTACTTATTTTAACGATGGGGGGCCTGAAAAAAGGGGATGTGCCACTCATTGGTGAATCGCCAGGTCCATACGCAGATGCGCTTCCACAAGCATTAATTTTAACGGCTATCGTGATTAGCTTTGCAGTGACAGCATTTGTGCTAGTTCTCGGCTATCGTGCCTATAAAACTAATGGCACTGGGGAATTTGATGAATTGAGAGGTACGTCTGATGAGTAA
- a CDS encoding Na(+)/H(+) antiporter subunit B has product MKINDVILRTITKAVVFIILTLGIYLFFAGHHAPGGGFIGGLVLASAIVLLYLAYDIETVHKGMPFDFKKVAALGVLLATGTAIGSLFFDVPFLSQAYTYIDVPIFGKMGFSTVTIFEAGVALTVVGVVVTIILSISEDE; this is encoded by the coding sequence ATGAAAATTAATGACGTTATTTTACGTACTATTACGAAGGCTGTCGTATTCATTATTTTAACGCTTGGTATTTACTTATTCTTCGCAGGACACCATGCTCCGGGTGGAGGTTTTATAGGTGGTCTCGTGCTTGCCTCGGCAATAGTACTGCTATATTTAGCTTACGATATTGAAACAGTGCACAAAGGGATGCCGTTTGATTTTAAAAAGGTAGCAGCACTGGGCGTATTATTAGCGACAGGTACGGCCATCGGTTCCCTGTTTTTTGATGTACCATTTTTATCACAAGCATATACGTATATCGATGTGCCGATTTTCGGAAAAATGGGCTTCTCGACTGTTACTATTTTTGAAGCTGGCGTGGCGTTAACGGTTGTTGGCGTTGTTGTGACAATTATTTTAAGTATAAGTGAGGATGAATAG